The following are from one region of the Capsicum annuum cultivar UCD-10X-F1 unplaced genomic scaffold, UCD10Xv1.1 ctg997, whole genome shotgun sequence genome:
- the LOC124895804 gene encoding acanthoscurrin-2-like, with protein sequence MAVGGGVGMGGGGVGMGGIGGGIGDGIGGLVVVLMELVVVVVTISGGVGGHCCGIGGVGDFVVGIGSINVGFSGGGGGGLVVVVLLVVSVLVVFVVADGCGVGGIGCGVVGVDVSIVGGDGIGGICDRVYGCGGCPSVATS encoded by the exons ATGGCAGTTGGCGGTGGTGTTGGTATGGGTGGAGGTGGTGTTGGTATGGGAGGCATTGGAGGTGGTATTGGTGATGGTATTGGTGGTTTAGTGGTGGTGTTGATggaattggtggtggtggtggtgactATTAGTGGTGGTGTAGGGGGTCATTgttgtggtattggtggtgttggtgattttgttgttggtattggtagCATTAATGTTGGttttagtggtggtggtggtggtggtttagtggtggtggtg tTATTGGTGGTTTCAGTGTTagtggtatttgtggtggctgATGGATgtggtgttggtggcattggttgtggtgttgttggtgtcGATGTTAGTATTGTTGGTGGTGACggtattggtggtatttgtgATCGTGTTTATGGTTGTGGTggttgtccatctgttgcaacaagttga